In Dehalococcoidia bacterium, a single genomic region encodes these proteins:
- a CDS encoding cytochrome c yields MWKGALLLVGALVLGLLASACARTGTYPLDIYYEMHYSEAYRAGEPARWDVPAEAVPRQGKKPVAVTIPFDQAEGLRPTIPNTPENRRWGRELFAINCAPCHGVYGDGQSLAADRITDATTIRPPAMASDRVRGRADGQIYHTISNGRGLMPAMGKLLSEDERWAIVFCVRAMAQTGLPPAQACP; encoded by the coding sequence ATGTGGAAAGGGGCATTGCTACTGGTGGGGGCGTTAGTGCTGGGCCTGCTGGCCTCCGCCTGTGCGCGCACCGGCACCTACCCCCTGGATATCTATTACGAGATGCACTACAGCGAAGCCTACCGCGCCGGGGAGCCAGCTCGGTGGGACGTGCCCGCGGAGGCGGTGCCCCGCCAGGGGAAGAAGCCGGTTGCTGTCACCATTCCCTTTGACCAGGCGGAAGGTTTGCGCCCCACCATCCCCAATACCCCCGAGAACCGCCGCTGGGGGCGGGAGTTGTTCGCCATCAACTGCGCCCCCTGCCATGGTGTGTATGGCGACGGGCAAAGCCTGGCCGCAGACCGTATCACCGATGCCACAACGATTCGCCCCCCGGCCATGGCCAGCGACCGGGTGCGCGGGCGCGCCGATGGCCAGATCTACCACACCATCAGCAACGGGCGGGGGCTGATGCCCGCTATGGGCAAACTGCTCTCCGAAGACGAGCGGTGGGCCATCGTGTTCTGCGTGCGGGCTATGGCCCAAACGGGTTTGCCCCCCGCCCAGGCCTGTCCCTAG
- a CDS encoding cytochrome c family protein, translating to MRLGKGMRIAILLGGGFGSALLGLAVLVLVVPRVVAHYSWSVERLFRQAPAQPIAFSHKTHAGDAQIPCLFCHRGADKEEAATIPSLEQCMFCHRFIIGTTEAQQAEIRKVIEAFNNREAVQWVRVFRLPDHVRFVHEAHIRAGFTCAECHGAVETMTEMRQFHRSLKMGDCVGCHRQNNAPTDCAICHY from the coding sequence GTGCGTCTCGGCAAAGGGATGCGCATCGCCATCTTGCTCGGCGGGGGGTTCGGGTCTGCCCTGCTGGGGCTGGCCGTGTTGGTGTTGGTGGTGCCGCGGGTCGTCGCCCACTACTCGTGGAGCGTGGAGCGCCTCTTCCGCCAGGCCCCTGCCCAGCCCATCGCTTTCTCCCACAAGACCCACGCTGGCGACGCCCAAATTCCCTGTCTGTTCTGCCACCGGGGGGCCGATAAGGAGGAGGCGGCCACCATCCCCTCCCTGGAGCAGTGCATGTTCTGCCACCGCTTCATCATCGGCACCACCGAGGCCCAGCAGGCAGAAATCCGCAAGGTCATTGAGGCCTTCAATAACCGCGAGGCGGTGCAGTGGGTGCGGGTGTTCCGCCTGCCTGACCATGTGCGGTTCGTGCACGAGGCCCACATTCGCGCCGGCTTTACCTGCGCCGAATGCCACGGGGCGGTGGAGACCATGACCGAGATGCGCCAGTTCCACCGCTCCCTGAAGATGGGCGACTGTGTGGGGTGCCATCGCCAGAACAATGCCCCCACCGACTGCGCGATCTGCCATTACTAG
- a CDS encoding DUF3341 domain-containing protein codes for MAERGVLGLFSDVESAANAGTALREAGIEFEVLSGSPYPEGAFSEHTPPHRLYVFPFLGALCGFSVAILLTAGTQLAYPLVTGGKPVLSIPPMAIITYEGTMLGAILFTVLGVVFESRLPRPIVGLYDKRITEGWIGLLVVGEEGLLGPAERILRQHGAVEVKRG; via the coding sequence ATGGCCGAGCGCGGTGTCTTGGGTCTGTTTAGTGATGTGGAGTCGGCGGCCAACGCCGGCACCGCCCTGCGGGAGGCGGGGATAGAGTTTGAGGTGCTGTCGGGCTCCCCGTATCCCGAGGGGGCTTTTAGCGAGCATACCCCTCCCCATCGGCTGTATGTGTTCCCCTTCTTGGGGGCGTTGTGTGGGTTCTCGGTGGCGATCCTCCTGACCGCCGGCACCCAGTTGGCCTATCCCCTGGTCACGGGGGGCAAGCCGGTGCTCTCCATCCCGCCCATGGCCATCATCACCTACGAGGGCACCATGCTGGGGGCCATTCTGTTCACGGTGCTCGGGGTGGTGTTTGAGTCCCGCCTACCCCGCCCCATTGTGGGCCTGTACGACAAGCGCATCACGGAGGGGTGGATCGGCCTGCTGGTGGTGGGGGAGGAGGGTCTGTTGGGGCCGGCCGAGCGGATCTTGCGGCAGCACGGGGCGGTGGAAGTGAAGCGGGGGTAG
- a CDS encoding molybdopterin-dependent oxidoreductase: protein MGITRRDLLKLAGVGALGAIAFNGCRIPDRELRVESPVALPEDQVTGRDNWYATLCVQCGAGCGVLARVVEGRARKIEGNPDHPLNEGKTCARGQAAVQALYHPDRLLSPLLHGQAVDWETAMAELAGQIQQNRGRVLLATNPLRGHNALVAQTFIQSIGGTLLAYEPLEDTVLRTAVKGLFGQDTLPDYDIARARTVFSFGAGWLETWGSPVRWGRAYGAFRQGRPGQRGLFFHAEPRFSLTAANADLWLPVRPGMEGVLALAVAYVLVERGMAHPPAAAQLTGGQGLGALTAYQPERVAAAVGIPAERIREVAEVFGSQRPSLALVGGSALAHTNGLFNARAVLSLNALVDNIGREGGIRFNPPPPAGWTGVPPAPFARWRQALEEMRAGRVGLLIVRGANLIYGLPVDRGEVEEALTQVPFRVVIGPIADDMAPYGDLVLPELEALEAWGTDWPEPGPGYQTVTFQQPVVRPFRDGKAFGDILLEAGKAAGLTLPWQSMREAVQDGARRLFALRRGAVRAADEEGFFMGVLQRGGWWDPQATGQGRFTGERLPATPPAPQFAGDAQEFPFHLVPFTPLGIHDGRGAHLPWLQGLPDGTTTVAWQTWVEVNPDTARRLGLLEGEWVEVISPRGSLRALVYVHPAIPPEVVAIPVGFGHQGMGRWANGRGANVFSILAPLTDQETGAFAWAATRVRLRRTGQRQRIPKFEGVVRPVQLEERPIILVTKEA from the coding sequence ATGGGCATTACGCGTCGGGATCTGCTGAAGCTGGCGGGGGTGGGGGCGCTGGGGGCCATCGCCTTCAACGGGTGCCGCATCCCCGACCGGGAGCTGCGGGTGGAGAGCCCAGTGGCTCTCCCCGAAGACCAGGTTACGGGGCGGGATAACTGGTACGCCACGCTGTGCGTGCAGTGTGGGGCGGGGTGTGGTGTGCTGGCGCGGGTGGTGGAGGGGCGCGCCCGCAAGATAGAGGGCAACCCCGACCACCCCCTCAACGAAGGGAAGACCTGTGCCCGTGGCCAGGCGGCCGTGCAGGCCCTCTATCATCCCGACCGCCTCCTGTCCCCCCTTTTGCACGGCCAGGCGGTGGATTGGGAGACGGCGATGGCCGAACTGGCTGGCCAGATCCAGCAGAACCGCGGGCGGGTGTTGCTGGCTACCAATCCCTTGCGGGGGCATAACGCCCTGGTGGCTCAGACCTTTATCCAGAGCATAGGGGGCACCCTGCTGGCCTACGAACCCCTGGAGGACACCGTCCTGCGCACGGCCGTGAAGGGCCTCTTCGGACAGGACACCTTGCCCGATTACGATATCGCCCGCGCCCGCACGGTGTTCTCCTTTGGGGCGGGGTGGTTGGAGACCTGGGGTTCCCCTGTTCGCTGGGGGCGGGCGTATGGAGCCTTCCGCCAGGGGCGTCCCGGCCAGCGAGGCCTCTTCTTCCACGCCGAGCCCCGCTTCTCCCTCACCGCCGCCAATGCCGACCTCTGGCTCCCCGTCCGCCCCGGGATGGAGGGCGTTCTGGCTCTGGCTGTGGCCTATGTGCTGGTGGAGCGGGGGATGGCTCATCCCCCCGCCGCTGCCCAACTCACAGGCGGGCAGGGTCTAGGGGCTTTGACTGCCTACCAGCCCGAGCGGGTGGCCGCGGCCGTCGGCATTCCCGCTGAGCGCATCCGGGAGGTGGCCGAGGTGTTCGGCTCCCAGCGCCCCAGCCTGGCCCTGGTGGGCGGTTCTGCCCTGGCCCACACCAACGGTTTGTTCAACGCGCGGGCTGTGCTCTCCCTCAACGCCTTGGTGGACAATATCGGGCGGGAGGGGGGCATCCGCTTCAATCCGCCCCCGCCTGCGGGATGGACAGGCGTTCCCCCTGCGCCCTTCGCCCGCTGGCGTCAAGCCCTGGAGGAGATGCGTGCGGGGCGTGTGGGGCTTCTGATCGTGCGGGGGGCCAACCTCATCTACGGCTTGCCTGTGGACCGCGGGGAGGTGGAGGAGGCCCTCACCCAGGTGCCCTTCCGCGTGGTTATCGGGCCCATCGCCGACGACATGGCCCCCTACGGCGACTTGGTGCTCCCCGAGTTGGAGGCTTTGGAGGCGTGGGGCACCGATTGGCCCGAGCCCGGCCCCGGTTACCAGACAGTTACGTTCCAACAGCCGGTGGTGCGCCCCTTCCGCGACGGGAAAGCCTTTGGGGATATCCTGCTGGAGGCGGGGAAGGCCGCCGGCCTGACCCTGCCCTGGCAGAGCATGCGGGAGGCGGTGCAGGACGGGGCACGACGGCTGTTTGCCTTGCGGCGGGGTGCGGTGCGGGCCGCCGACGAGGAGGGGTTCTTTATGGGGGTGCTCCAACGGGGGGGGTGGTGGGATCCCCAGGCCACCGGCCAGGGGCGCTTCACGGGGGAGCGTCTGCCCGCCACACCTCCAGCTCCCCAGTTCGCCGGCGACGCTCAGGAGTTCCCCTTCCACCTCGTTCCCTTCACGCCCTTGGGCATCCACGACGGGCGGGGGGCGCATCTGCCCTGGCTGCAGGGCCTCCCCGATGGCACCACCACCGTCGCCTGGCAGACCTGGGTGGAGGTCAACCCGGACACGGCCCGTCGCCTGGGCCTGCTGGAGGGGGAGTGGGTGGAGGTCATCTCCCCGCGGGGAAGCCTCCGTGCCCTGGTGTATGTGCACCCCGCCATTCCGCCCGAGGTGGTGGCTATCCCCGTGGGCTTCGGGCACCAGGGGATGGGGCGCTGGGCCAACGGGCGGGGGGCCAATGTGTTCTCTATCCTTGCACCCCTCACCGACCAGGAGACGGGGGCTTTTGCGTGGGCGGCCACGCGGGTGCGTCTGCGCCGCACCGGCCAGCGCCAGCGCATCCCGAAGTTTGAAGGGGTGGTGCGCCCCGTGCAACTGGAGGAGCGCCCCATCATCCTGGTAACGAAGGAGGCGTAG
- a CDS encoding 4Fe-4S dicluster domain-containing protein: MVVDMDRCTGCQACVVACQAENNIPINTETIFLQRRVIEWIWVERYWEGEYPHVRARYIPLLCQQCDNAPCEPVCPVYATYHNDQGLNVQVYNRCVGTRYCANNCPYHARFFNFWQPVWPETLRHHLNPDVTVRWRGIMEKCTFCIQRIRRVQREAARDGRTLQDGDITPACAQACPTDALVFGDILDPQSRVAQLAKNKRAYKVIEDLGTGPNVIYLKKVDPYAPAADHDHKH, from the coding sequence ATGGTGGTGGATATGGACCGGTGCACAGGGTGCCAAGCCTGCGTGGTGGCCTGCCAGGCCGAGAACAACATCCCGATTAATACCGAGACCATCTTCCTGCAACGGCGGGTGATTGAATGGATCTGGGTGGAGCGCTACTGGGAGGGGGAATATCCCCATGTGCGCGCCCGCTATATCCCCCTCCTGTGCCAGCAGTGCGACAACGCCCCCTGCGAGCCGGTCTGCCCCGTTTATGCCACTTACCACAACGACCAGGGGCTGAATGTCCAGGTGTACAACCGCTGTGTGGGCACCCGCTACTGCGCCAACAACTGCCCCTACCACGCCCGCTTTTTCAACTTTTGGCAACCCGTGTGGCCCGAGACGTTGCGCCATCACCTGAACCCGGATGTGACGGTGCGCTGGCGGGGCATTATGGAGAAGTGCACCTTCTGCATCCAGCGCATCCGGCGCGTCCAGCGGGAGGCGGCGCGGGACGGGCGCACCCTGCAGGACGGGGATATCACCCCTGCCTGCGCCCAGGCCTGCCCCACCGACGCCCTCGTGTTCGGCGATATCTTGGATCCGCAAAGCCGTGTTGCTCAACTGGCCAAAAACAAGCGGGCCTACAAGGTCATTGAAGACCTGGGCACCGGCCCCAACGTGATTTACCTGAAGAAGGTCGACCCCTATGCACCCGCTGCCGACCACGACCACAAGCACTAG
- the nrfD gene encoding polysulfide reductase NrfD codes for MQERKDLSDSQINRDLLWPVLSTPLWFWGLLLGLGGVVAVAGGAVGWWMNRGPGVAGINRPIMWELLIITFVFWVGISHAGVMLSAILRLTQAEWRRPMVRAAEVLTVFSLATAAMFPLFHSGRPWRTMYWVFPYDFSRGIWPNVRSPLVWDPSAIFTYLTGSALFVLITLLPDLAVLRDRTTGIPHKIYSILSLGWRGTPRQWKLQTLAGILLSALILPVFVSVHSIVSWDFGMAISVEGWHTTVFAPYFVIGAVHSGVAAVVTMMAVMRWLFRWEDYIRAEHFDAIGRLLIVVALAWFFFFALEFIFSLYLREPQEVAMRQLQVFEWPFNMLFILFILTAFFIPVPLWLFRKVRRNVALMFWTSILVNIGMWLERFLIIVPGLARKQAFTFDWSAYRPSPIEMLIVIGSFALVCLGLLVFSKIFPLVPVNEAKEGQVLKADIQVGKRKVPAIVREH; via the coding sequence ATGCAGGAGCGGAAAGACCTATCGGACAGCCAAATCAACCGAGACCTGCTGTGGCCGGTGCTGAGCACGCCCCTCTGGTTCTGGGGGCTGTTGTTGGGGCTGGGGGGGGTGGTGGCGGTGGCGGGGGGAGCCGTGGGATGGTGGATGAACCGGGGGCCAGGGGTGGCGGGCATTAACCGCCCCATTATGTGGGAACTGCTTATCATCACCTTCGTGTTCTGGGTGGGCATCAGCCACGCGGGGGTGATGCTCTCGGCCATTCTGCGCCTCACCCAGGCCGAGTGGCGACGCCCCATGGTGCGGGCAGCCGAGGTGCTCACCGTGTTCTCCCTGGCCACGGCGGCCATGTTCCCCCTGTTCCACTCGGGCCGCCCCTGGCGCACGATGTACTGGGTATTCCCCTATGATTTCTCGCGGGGGATTTGGCCCAATGTGCGCTCCCCGTTGGTGTGGGACCCGAGCGCCATCTTCACCTACTTGACGGGGTCGGCACTGTTCGTGTTGATTACCCTGCTCCCCGACCTGGCCGTCCTGCGCGACCGCACCACAGGGATTCCCCACAAGATTTACTCCATTCTATCCCTGGGTTGGCGGGGCACGCCCCGCCAGTGGAAACTCCAAACCCTGGCAGGGATCCTCCTATCGGCGTTGATTCTGCCTGTGTTCGTCTCGGTGCACTCCATCGTGTCGTGGGACTTCGGGATGGCCATCTCGGTAGAGGGGTGGCACACCACGGTGTTTGCCCCCTACTTCGTCATTGGGGCGGTGCACTCGGGGGTGGCGGCTGTGGTTACCATGATGGCGGTGATGCGCTGGCTGTTCCGCTGGGAGGACTACATCCGCGCCGAGCACTTTGACGCCATCGGACGTCTGCTCATTGTGGTGGCCCTGGCGTGGTTCTTCTTCTTCGCTTTGGAGTTCATCTTCAGCCTCTACCTGCGGGAGCCGCAGGAAGTGGCCATGCGCCAGTTGCAGGTGTTTGAGTGGCCATTCAACATGCTGTTCATCCTGTTCATTCTGACGGCCTTCTTCATCCCTGTGCCCTTGTGGCTGTTCCGCAAGGTGAGGCGGAATGTGGCGCTGATGTTCTGGACCTCTATCCTGGTGAACATCGGGATGTGGTTGGAGCGGTTCCTGATCATTGTGCCGGGGCTGGCGCGCAAGCAGGCCTTCACCTTTGACTGGTCGGCCTACCGCCCCAGCCCCATTGAGATGCTGATCGTCATCGGCTCCTTCGCCCTGGTGTGTCTGGGCCTGCTGGTGTTCAGCAAGATCTTCCCGTTAGTGCCCGTGAACGAGGCGAAGGAGGGGCAGGTGCTTAAGGCTGATATTCAGGTGGGCAAGCGCAAGGTGCCCGCCATCGTGCGCGAACATTAG